One Brassica napus cultivar Da-Ae chromosome A1, Da-Ae, whole genome shotgun sequence genomic region harbors:
- the LOC106345731 gene encoding zinc finger CCCH domain-containing protein 55 isoform X3 encodes MLITRQKHILKSPNKTHYSPTIKRASSPSSKSLSLPSSLKRKKLFNLAMDPGDPTSILFTKIRTLEPDFASKIIGYLLLQDLGNRDLMRLALGPDTLLHSVCLKAKSALGLSSNGSSSSSISRPINIHRHSPRTNGFMEFPRNPLSPSVNANVGSSQFQESSSLFASDGGNGDVLDEQQLGDYLSFLNNNDESADLFDNGDAHLHKRSFSASDVCETGFGGGGYSRFAHGGGLGDDFDSLPGRFGSPDYVSRQQEEIARMKLAQRQRMAAAQFLAASGGSPMSYDSKDINFLLHSRNGYRSGQFGDEGYWFGSPGRHERDEFMGMMGDKSNSASKQIYLTFPADSSFTDEDVSNYFGNFGGVQDVRIPYQQKRMFGFVTFVHSETVRTILARGNPHFICDSRVLVKPYKEKGRILENRRQQQQLLQQMERGNFSPGSSPSGLDLFDCHLAPRMFSNTQEMMMRRKAEEAELQQAFEFQRRRLLNLHLPDMDSELFHHHQRSLSIGSPVHFPSRSANQSMLFRSENSGEEVIQAGNGVSGRFQSEVNHAFLTDTDNNNSQEGGYINHLNNGNETSLENALPDCFFASPSKTAETQQPESEKENCATSTIQTS; translated from the exons atgcTCATTACAAGACAAAAGCATATACTAAAATCTCCAAACAAAACCCACTACTCTCCCACAATAAAAAGagcctcttctccttcttcaaaatctctctctctcccttcctccctcaaaagaaagaaacttttCAATCTCGCCATGGATCCTGGAGATCCCACTTCAATACTCTTCACAAAGATCAGAACTTTAGAACCAGACTTCGCCTCCAAGATCATTGGCTACTTGCTCTTACAAGACTTGGGTAACAGAGACTTGATGCGTCTCGCTCTAGGACCCGACACTCTCTTACACTCCGTCTGTCTCAAGGCTAAATCCGCTTTGGGTCTCTCCTCAAacggatcttcttcttcttctatctccAGACCCATTAACATCCACCGTCATTCCCCCAGGACGAATGGGTTTATGGAGTTCCCGAGAAACCCTCTGTCTCCTTCGGTGAACGCCAACGTGGGTTCGAGCCAGTTTCAAGAAAGTTCGTCTCTTTTCGCTTCAGATGGTGGAAACGGCGACGTACTCGATGAGCAGCAACTCGGTGACTACTTGTCCTTTCTCAACAACAACGACGAATCTGCGGATCTGTTCGACAATGGCGATGCCCATTTGCACAAGAGGAGTTTCTCTGCCAGTGATGTTTGTGAGACCGGGTTTGGCGGCGGCGGTTACAGTCGGTTCGCTCACGGCGGTGGTTTAGGGGATGATTTCGATTCTCTTCCTGGTCGGTTTGGCTCGCCGGATTACGTTAGCAGACAGCAAGAGGAGATAGCGAGGATGAAACTTGCTCAGCGGCAGAGAATGGCCGCTGCTCAGTTCTTGGCGGCTAGTGGCGGTTCTCCAATGTCGTATGATAGTAAAGATATTAACTTTCTCTTGCATTCGCGTAACGGGTACAG atCAGGACAGTTTGGGGATGAGGGTTACTGGTTCGGTAGTCCAGGGAGACATGAAAGGGATGAGTTTATGGGGATGATGGGAGATAAGTCCAACTCTGCATCTAAACAGATTTACTTGACGTTTCCAGCTGATAGTTCCTTCACAGATGAAGATGTCTCCAACTACTTTGG GAATTTTGGAGGAGTGCAAGATGTTAGGATACCATACCAGCAGAAACGAATGTTTGGGTTTGTCACTTTTGTCCACTCTGAAACTGTGAGAACCATATTGGCTAGAGGAAACCCTCATTTCATCTGCGACTCGCGTGTACTCGTTAAACCCTACAAGGAGAAAGGAAGAATCCTTGAAAA TAGGAGGCAGCAGCAACAATTGCTGCAGCAGATGGAGAGAGGGAACTTTTCTCCTGGTTCAAGTCCATCTGGATTGGATCTCTTTGATTGCCACCTCG CGCCGAGGATGTTCTCTAACACACaggagatgatgatgaggagAAAAGCTGAGGAAGCTGAGCTGCAACAAGCATTTGAATTCCAAAGGAGAAGGTTGCTTAATCTGCATCTGCCGGACATGGATAGCGAGTTGTTTCACCATCACCAGCGCAGTCTCTCTATCGGCTCTCCTGTTCATTTCCCCTCTCGCAGTGCTAATCAAAGCATGCTCTTTCGATCTGAAAACTCTGGTGAAGAAGTCATACAAg CAGGTAATGGTGTTTCAGGGCGTTTTCAGTCTGAAGTAAACCATGCTTTTCTGACTGATACTGATAATAACAACAGCCAAGAAGGTGGTTACATTAACCATCTCAACAACGG GAACGAGACAAGTCTGGAGAACGCTCTGCCTGATTGCTTCTTTGCTTCCCCATCAAAGACCGCTGAAACCCAACAGCCGGAGTCTGAGAAAGAGAACTGTGCCACCTCAACAATTCAAACATCCTAG
- the LOC106345731 gene encoding zinc finger CCCH domain-containing protein 55 isoform X5, with the protein MLITRQKHILKSPNKTHYSPTIKRASSPSSKSLSLPSSLKRKKLFNLAMDPGDPTSILFTKIRTLEPDFASKIIGYLLLQDLGNRDLMRLALGPDTLLHSVCLKAKSALGLSSNGSSSSSISRPINIHRHSPRTNGFMEFPRNPLSPSVNANVGSSQFQESSSLFASDGGNGDVLDEQQLGDYLSFLNNNDESADLFDNGDAHLHKRSFSASDVCETGFGGGGYSRFAHGGGLGDDFDSLPGRFGSPDYVSRQQEEIARMKLAQRQRMAAAQFLAASGGSPMSYDSKDINFLLHSRNGYRSGQFGDEGYWFGSPGRHERDEFMGMMGDKSNSASKQIYLTFPADSSFTDEDVSNYFGNFGGVQDVRIPYQQKRMFGFVTFVHSETVRTILARGNPHFICDSRVLVKPYKEKGRILENRRQQQQLLQQMERGNFSPGSSPSGLDLFDCHLAPRMFSNTQEMMMRRKAEEAELQQAFEFQRRRLLNLHLPDMDSELFHHHQRSLSIGSPVHFPSRSANQSMLFRSENSGEEVIQGNGVSGRFQSEVNHAFLTDTDNNNSQEGGYINHLNNGNETSLENALPDCFFASPSKTAETQQPESEKENCATSTIQTS; encoded by the exons atgcTCATTACAAGACAAAAGCATATACTAAAATCTCCAAACAAAACCCACTACTCTCCCACAATAAAAAGagcctcttctccttcttcaaaatctctctctctcccttcctccctcaaaagaaagaaacttttCAATCTCGCCATGGATCCTGGAGATCCCACTTCAATACTCTTCACAAAGATCAGAACTTTAGAACCAGACTTCGCCTCCAAGATCATTGGCTACTTGCTCTTACAAGACTTGGGTAACAGAGACTTGATGCGTCTCGCTCTAGGACCCGACACTCTCTTACACTCCGTCTGTCTCAAGGCTAAATCCGCTTTGGGTCTCTCCTCAAacggatcttcttcttcttctatctccAGACCCATTAACATCCACCGTCATTCCCCCAGGACGAATGGGTTTATGGAGTTCCCGAGAAACCCTCTGTCTCCTTCGGTGAACGCCAACGTGGGTTCGAGCCAGTTTCAAGAAAGTTCGTCTCTTTTCGCTTCAGATGGTGGAAACGGCGACGTACTCGATGAGCAGCAACTCGGTGACTACTTGTCCTTTCTCAACAACAACGACGAATCTGCGGATCTGTTCGACAATGGCGATGCCCATTTGCACAAGAGGAGTTTCTCTGCCAGTGATGTTTGTGAGACCGGGTTTGGCGGCGGCGGTTACAGTCGGTTCGCTCACGGCGGTGGTTTAGGGGATGATTTCGATTCTCTTCCTGGTCGGTTTGGCTCGCCGGATTACGTTAGCAGACAGCAAGAGGAGATAGCGAGGATGAAACTTGCTCAGCGGCAGAGAATGGCCGCTGCTCAGTTCTTGGCGGCTAGTGGCGGTTCTCCAATGTCGTATGATAGTAAAGATATTAACTTTCTCTTGCATTCGCGTAACGGGTACAG atCAGGACAGTTTGGGGATGAGGGTTACTGGTTCGGTAGTCCAGGGAGACATGAAAGGGATGAGTTTATGGGGATGATGGGAGATAAGTCCAACTCTGCATCTAAACAGATTTACTTGACGTTTCCAGCTGATAGTTCCTTCACAGATGAAGATGTCTCCAACTACTTTGG GAATTTTGGAGGAGTGCAAGATGTTAGGATACCATACCAGCAGAAACGAATGTTTGGGTTTGTCACTTTTGTCCACTCTGAAACTGTGAGAACCATATTGGCTAGAGGAAACCCTCATTTCATCTGCGACTCGCGTGTACTCGTTAAACCCTACAAGGAGAAAGGAAGAATCCTTGAAAA TAGGAGGCAGCAGCAACAATTGCTGCAGCAGATGGAGAGAGGGAACTTTTCTCCTGGTTCAAGTCCATCTGGATTGGATCTCTTTGATTGCCACCTCG CGCCGAGGATGTTCTCTAACACACaggagatgatgatgaggagAAAAGCTGAGGAAGCTGAGCTGCAACAAGCATTTGAATTCCAAAGGAGAAGGTTGCTTAATCTGCATCTGCCGGACATGGATAGCGAGTTGTTTCACCATCACCAGCGCAGTCTCTCTATCGGCTCTCCTGTTCATTTCCCCTCTCGCAGTGCTAATCAAAGCATGCTCTTTCGATCTGAAAACTCTGGTGAAGAAGTCATACAAg GTAATGGTGTTTCAGGGCGTTTTCAGTCTGAAGTAAACCATGCTTTTCTGACTGATACTGATAATAACAACAGCCAAGAAGGTGGTTACATTAACCATCTCAACAACGG GAACGAGACAAGTCTGGAGAACGCTCTGCCTGATTGCTTCTTTGCTTCCCCATCAAAGACCGCTGAAACCCAACAGCCGGAGTCTGAGAAAGAGAACTGTGCCACCTCAACAATTCAAACATCCTAG
- the LOC106345731 gene encoding zinc finger CCCH domain-containing protein 55 isoform X7: protein MLITRQKHILKSPNKTHYSPTIKRASSPSSKSLSLPSSLKRKKLFNLAMDPGDPTSILFTKIRTLEPDFASKIIGYLLLQDLGNRDLMRLALGPDTLLHSVCLKAKSALGLSSNGSSSSSISRPINIHRHSPRTNGFMEFPRNPLSPSVNANVGSSQFQESSSLFASDGGNGDVLDEQQLGDYLSFLNNNDESADLFDNGDAHLHKRSFSASDVCETGFGGGGYSRFAHGGGLGDDFDSLPGRFGSPDYVSRQQEEIARMKLAQRQRMAAAQFLAASGGSPMSYDSKDINFLLHSRNGYRSGQFGDEGYWFGSPGRHERDEFMGMMGDKSNSASKQIYLTFPADSSFTDEDVSNYFGNFGGVQDVRIPYQQKRMFGFVTFVHSETVRTILARGNPHFICDSRVLVKPYKEKGRILEKRQQQQLLQQMERGNFSPGSSPSGLDLFDCHLAPRMFSNTQEMMMRRKAEEAELQQAFEFQRRRLLNLHLPDMDSELFHHHQRSLSIGSPVHFPSRSANQSMLFRSENSGEEVIQGNGVSGRFQSEVNHAFLTDTDNNNSQEGGYINHLNNGNETSLENALPDCFFASPSKTAETQQPESEKENCATSTIQTS, encoded by the exons atgcTCATTACAAGACAAAAGCATATACTAAAATCTCCAAACAAAACCCACTACTCTCCCACAATAAAAAGagcctcttctccttcttcaaaatctctctctctcccttcctccctcaaaagaaagaaacttttCAATCTCGCCATGGATCCTGGAGATCCCACTTCAATACTCTTCACAAAGATCAGAACTTTAGAACCAGACTTCGCCTCCAAGATCATTGGCTACTTGCTCTTACAAGACTTGGGTAACAGAGACTTGATGCGTCTCGCTCTAGGACCCGACACTCTCTTACACTCCGTCTGTCTCAAGGCTAAATCCGCTTTGGGTCTCTCCTCAAacggatcttcttcttcttctatctccAGACCCATTAACATCCACCGTCATTCCCCCAGGACGAATGGGTTTATGGAGTTCCCGAGAAACCCTCTGTCTCCTTCGGTGAACGCCAACGTGGGTTCGAGCCAGTTTCAAGAAAGTTCGTCTCTTTTCGCTTCAGATGGTGGAAACGGCGACGTACTCGATGAGCAGCAACTCGGTGACTACTTGTCCTTTCTCAACAACAACGACGAATCTGCGGATCTGTTCGACAATGGCGATGCCCATTTGCACAAGAGGAGTTTCTCTGCCAGTGATGTTTGTGAGACCGGGTTTGGCGGCGGCGGTTACAGTCGGTTCGCTCACGGCGGTGGTTTAGGGGATGATTTCGATTCTCTTCCTGGTCGGTTTGGCTCGCCGGATTACGTTAGCAGACAGCAAGAGGAGATAGCGAGGATGAAACTTGCTCAGCGGCAGAGAATGGCCGCTGCTCAGTTCTTGGCGGCTAGTGGCGGTTCTCCAATGTCGTATGATAGTAAAGATATTAACTTTCTCTTGCATTCGCGTAACGGGTACAG atCAGGACAGTTTGGGGATGAGGGTTACTGGTTCGGTAGTCCAGGGAGACATGAAAGGGATGAGTTTATGGGGATGATGGGAGATAAGTCCAACTCTGCATCTAAACAGATTTACTTGACGTTTCCAGCTGATAGTTCCTTCACAGATGAAGATGTCTCCAACTACTTTGG GAATTTTGGAGGAGTGCAAGATGTTAGGATACCATACCAGCAGAAACGAATGTTTGGGTTTGTCACTTTTGTCCACTCTGAAACTGTGAGAACCATATTGGCTAGAGGAAACCCTCATTTCATCTGCGACTCGCGTGTACTCGTTAAACCCTACAAGGAGAAAGGAAGAATCCTTGAAAA GAGGCAGCAGCAACAATTGCTGCAGCAGATGGAGAGAGGGAACTTTTCTCCTGGTTCAAGTCCATCTGGATTGGATCTCTTTGATTGCCACCTCG CGCCGAGGATGTTCTCTAACACACaggagatgatgatgaggagAAAAGCTGAGGAAGCTGAGCTGCAACAAGCATTTGAATTCCAAAGGAGAAGGTTGCTTAATCTGCATCTGCCGGACATGGATAGCGAGTTGTTTCACCATCACCAGCGCAGTCTCTCTATCGGCTCTCCTGTTCATTTCCCCTCTCGCAGTGCTAATCAAAGCATGCTCTTTCGATCTGAAAACTCTGGTGAAGAAGTCATACAAg GTAATGGTGTTTCAGGGCGTTTTCAGTCTGAAGTAAACCATGCTTTTCTGACTGATACTGATAATAACAACAGCCAAGAAGGTGGTTACATTAACCATCTCAACAACGG GAACGAGACAAGTCTGGAGAACGCTCTGCCTGATTGCTTCTTTGCTTCCCCATCAAAGACCGCTGAAACCCAACAGCCGGAGTCTGAGAAAGAGAACTGTGCCACCTCAACAATTCAAACATCCTAG
- the LOC106345731 gene encoding zinc finger CCCH domain-containing protein 55 isoform X2, producing the protein MLITRQKHILKSPNKTHYSPTIKRASSPSSKSLSLPSSLKRKKLFNLAMDPGDPTSILFTKIRTLEPDFASKIIGYLLLQDLGNRDLMRLALGPDTLLHSVCLKAKSALGLSSNGSSSSSISRPINIHRHSPRTNGFMEFPRNPLSPSVNANVGSSQFQESSSLFASDGGNGDVLDEQQLGDYLSFLNNNDESADLFDNGDAHLHKRSFSASDVCETGFGGGGYSRFAHGGGLGDDFDSLPGRFGSPDYVSRQQEEIARMKLAQRQRMAAAQFLAASGGSPMSYDSKDINFLLHSRNGYRSGQFGDEGYWFGSPGRHERDEFMGMMGDKSNSASKQIYLTFPADSSFTDEDVSNYFGNFGGVQDVRIPYQQKRMFGFVTFVHSETVRTILARGNPHFICDSRVLVKPYKEKGRILENRRQQQQLLQQMERGNFSPGSSPSGLDLFDCHLAAPRMFSNTQEMMMRRKAEEAELQQAFEFQRRRLLNLHLPDMDSELFHHHQRSLSIGSPVHFPSRSANQSMLFRSENSGEEVIQGNGVSGRFQSEVNHAFLTDTDNNNSQEGGYINHLNNGNETSLENALPDCFFASPSKTAETQQPESEKENCATSTIQTS; encoded by the exons atgcTCATTACAAGACAAAAGCATATACTAAAATCTCCAAACAAAACCCACTACTCTCCCACAATAAAAAGagcctcttctccttcttcaaaatctctctctctcccttcctccctcaaaagaaagaaacttttCAATCTCGCCATGGATCCTGGAGATCCCACTTCAATACTCTTCACAAAGATCAGAACTTTAGAACCAGACTTCGCCTCCAAGATCATTGGCTACTTGCTCTTACAAGACTTGGGTAACAGAGACTTGATGCGTCTCGCTCTAGGACCCGACACTCTCTTACACTCCGTCTGTCTCAAGGCTAAATCCGCTTTGGGTCTCTCCTCAAacggatcttcttcttcttctatctccAGACCCATTAACATCCACCGTCATTCCCCCAGGACGAATGGGTTTATGGAGTTCCCGAGAAACCCTCTGTCTCCTTCGGTGAACGCCAACGTGGGTTCGAGCCAGTTTCAAGAAAGTTCGTCTCTTTTCGCTTCAGATGGTGGAAACGGCGACGTACTCGATGAGCAGCAACTCGGTGACTACTTGTCCTTTCTCAACAACAACGACGAATCTGCGGATCTGTTCGACAATGGCGATGCCCATTTGCACAAGAGGAGTTTCTCTGCCAGTGATGTTTGTGAGACCGGGTTTGGCGGCGGCGGTTACAGTCGGTTCGCTCACGGCGGTGGTTTAGGGGATGATTTCGATTCTCTTCCTGGTCGGTTTGGCTCGCCGGATTACGTTAGCAGACAGCAAGAGGAGATAGCGAGGATGAAACTTGCTCAGCGGCAGAGAATGGCCGCTGCTCAGTTCTTGGCGGCTAGTGGCGGTTCTCCAATGTCGTATGATAGTAAAGATATTAACTTTCTCTTGCATTCGCGTAACGGGTACAG atCAGGACAGTTTGGGGATGAGGGTTACTGGTTCGGTAGTCCAGGGAGACATGAAAGGGATGAGTTTATGGGGATGATGGGAGATAAGTCCAACTCTGCATCTAAACAGATTTACTTGACGTTTCCAGCTGATAGTTCCTTCACAGATGAAGATGTCTCCAACTACTTTGG GAATTTTGGAGGAGTGCAAGATGTTAGGATACCATACCAGCAGAAACGAATGTTTGGGTTTGTCACTTTTGTCCACTCTGAAACTGTGAGAACCATATTGGCTAGAGGAAACCCTCATTTCATCTGCGACTCGCGTGTACTCGTTAAACCCTACAAGGAGAAAGGAAGAATCCTTGAAAA TAGGAGGCAGCAGCAACAATTGCTGCAGCAGATGGAGAGAGGGAACTTTTCTCCTGGTTCAAGTCCATCTGGATTGGATCTCTTTGATTGCCACCTCG CAGCGCCGAGGATGTTCTCTAACACACaggagatgatgatgaggagAAAAGCTGAGGAAGCTGAGCTGCAACAAGCATTTGAATTCCAAAGGAGAAGGTTGCTTAATCTGCATCTGCCGGACATGGATAGCGAGTTGTTTCACCATCACCAGCGCAGTCTCTCTATCGGCTCTCCTGTTCATTTCCCCTCTCGCAGTGCTAATCAAAGCATGCTCTTTCGATCTGAAAACTCTGGTGAAGAAGTCATACAAg GTAATGGTGTTTCAGGGCGTTTTCAGTCTGAAGTAAACCATGCTTTTCTGACTGATACTGATAATAACAACAGCCAAGAAGGTGGTTACATTAACCATCTCAACAACGG GAACGAGACAAGTCTGGAGAACGCTCTGCCTGATTGCTTCTTTGCTTCCCCATCAAAGACCGCTGAAACCCAACAGCCGGAGTCTGAGAAAGAGAACTGTGCCACCTCAACAATTCAAACATCCTAG
- the LOC106345731 gene encoding zinc finger CCCH domain-containing protein 55 isoform X4: MLITRQKHILKSPNKTHYSPTIKRASSPSSKSLSLPSSLKRKKLFNLAMDPGDPTSILFTKIRTLEPDFASKIIGYLLLQDLGNRDLMRLALGPDTLLHSVCLKAKSALGLSSNGSSSSSISRPINIHRHSPRTNGFMEFPRNPLSPSVNANVGSSQFQESSSLFASDGGNGDVLDEQQLGDYLSFLNNNDESADLFDNGDAHLHKRSFSASDVCETGFGGGGYSRFAHGGGLGDDFDSLPGRFGSPDYVSRQQEEIARMKLAQRQRMAAAQFLAASGGSPMSYDSKDINFLLHSRNGYRSGQFGDEGYWFGSPGRHERDEFMGMMGDKSNSASKQIYLTFPADSSFTDEDVSNYFGNFGGVQDVRIPYQQKRMFGFVTFVHSETVRTILARGNPHFICDSRVLVKPYKEKGRILEKRQQQQLLQQMERGNFSPGSSPSGLDLFDCHLAAPRMFSNTQEMMMRRKAEEAELQQAFEFQRRRLLNLHLPDMDSELFHHHQRSLSIGSPVHFPSRSANQSMLFRSENSGEEVIQAGNGVSGRFQSEVNHAFLTDTDNNNSQEGGYINHLNNGNETSLENALPDCFFASPSKTAETQQPESEKENCATSTIQTS, from the exons atgcTCATTACAAGACAAAAGCATATACTAAAATCTCCAAACAAAACCCACTACTCTCCCACAATAAAAAGagcctcttctccttcttcaaaatctctctctctcccttcctccctcaaaagaaagaaacttttCAATCTCGCCATGGATCCTGGAGATCCCACTTCAATACTCTTCACAAAGATCAGAACTTTAGAACCAGACTTCGCCTCCAAGATCATTGGCTACTTGCTCTTACAAGACTTGGGTAACAGAGACTTGATGCGTCTCGCTCTAGGACCCGACACTCTCTTACACTCCGTCTGTCTCAAGGCTAAATCCGCTTTGGGTCTCTCCTCAAacggatcttcttcttcttctatctccAGACCCATTAACATCCACCGTCATTCCCCCAGGACGAATGGGTTTATGGAGTTCCCGAGAAACCCTCTGTCTCCTTCGGTGAACGCCAACGTGGGTTCGAGCCAGTTTCAAGAAAGTTCGTCTCTTTTCGCTTCAGATGGTGGAAACGGCGACGTACTCGATGAGCAGCAACTCGGTGACTACTTGTCCTTTCTCAACAACAACGACGAATCTGCGGATCTGTTCGACAATGGCGATGCCCATTTGCACAAGAGGAGTTTCTCTGCCAGTGATGTTTGTGAGACCGGGTTTGGCGGCGGCGGTTACAGTCGGTTCGCTCACGGCGGTGGTTTAGGGGATGATTTCGATTCTCTTCCTGGTCGGTTTGGCTCGCCGGATTACGTTAGCAGACAGCAAGAGGAGATAGCGAGGATGAAACTTGCTCAGCGGCAGAGAATGGCCGCTGCTCAGTTCTTGGCGGCTAGTGGCGGTTCTCCAATGTCGTATGATAGTAAAGATATTAACTTTCTCTTGCATTCGCGTAACGGGTACAG atCAGGACAGTTTGGGGATGAGGGTTACTGGTTCGGTAGTCCAGGGAGACATGAAAGGGATGAGTTTATGGGGATGATGGGAGATAAGTCCAACTCTGCATCTAAACAGATTTACTTGACGTTTCCAGCTGATAGTTCCTTCACAGATGAAGATGTCTCCAACTACTTTGG GAATTTTGGAGGAGTGCAAGATGTTAGGATACCATACCAGCAGAAACGAATGTTTGGGTTTGTCACTTTTGTCCACTCTGAAACTGTGAGAACCATATTGGCTAGAGGAAACCCTCATTTCATCTGCGACTCGCGTGTACTCGTTAAACCCTACAAGGAGAAAGGAAGAATCCTTGAAAA GAGGCAGCAGCAACAATTGCTGCAGCAGATGGAGAGAGGGAACTTTTCTCCTGGTTCAAGTCCATCTGGATTGGATCTCTTTGATTGCCACCTCG CAGCGCCGAGGATGTTCTCTAACACACaggagatgatgatgaggagAAAAGCTGAGGAAGCTGAGCTGCAACAAGCATTTGAATTCCAAAGGAGAAGGTTGCTTAATCTGCATCTGCCGGACATGGATAGCGAGTTGTTTCACCATCACCAGCGCAGTCTCTCTATCGGCTCTCCTGTTCATTTCCCCTCTCGCAGTGCTAATCAAAGCATGCTCTTTCGATCTGAAAACTCTGGTGAAGAAGTCATACAAg CAGGTAATGGTGTTTCAGGGCGTTTTCAGTCTGAAGTAAACCATGCTTTTCTGACTGATACTGATAATAACAACAGCCAAGAAGGTGGTTACATTAACCATCTCAACAACGG GAACGAGACAAGTCTGGAGAACGCTCTGCCTGATTGCTTCTTTGCTTCCCCATCAAAGACCGCTGAAACCCAACAGCCGGAGTCTGAGAAAGAGAACTGTGCCACCTCAACAATTCAAACATCCTAG